In one window of Streptomyces sp. NBC_01224 DNA:
- a CDS encoding IS630 family transposase has translation MVTAAAGEARRAGRGHPRSGPLHHRAGLKKTELRPHLKKCWTIPPRANAEFAARMEDVLAVYARPYDPARPVVCMDEKPYQLVDHARDPLPARPGHDACQDSEYIRCGTCSIFVWVEPLRGWRRVQALSQRTRIDWAGQVKQLLSVDYPDAEAVVLVMDNLNTHGIASLYEAFEPEEAFALAQRLEIHHTPKHGSWLNIAEIELSALTRQCLDRRIGDLDILNTELSAWQNATNTEQRHVDWQFTTHDARIKLRHLYPKN, from the coding sequence GTGGTCACTGCGGCTGCTGGAGAAGCACGTCGCGCTGGTCGAGGACATCCCCGATCTGGACCACTCCACCATCGGGCGGGTCTTAAAAAAACGGAACTGCGTCCTCACCTGAAGAAGTGCTGGACCATCCCACCACGAGCGAACGCGGAGTTCGCGGCCCGGATGGAAGACGTGCTGGCCGTCTACGCCCGGCCCTATGACCCGGCACGTCCGGTGGTGTGCATGGACGAGAAGCCCTACCAGCTCGTCGACCATGCCCGCGACCCGCTCCCGGCCCGCCCTGGTCACGACGCCTGCCAGGACAGCGAGTACATCCGCTGCGGCACGTGCTCGATCTTCGTGTGGGTCGAACCCCTGCGCGGGTGGCGTCGAGTTCAGGCACTGTCCCAGCGGACCCGGATCGACTGGGCCGGCCAGGTCAAGCAGCTGCTGAGCGTGGATTACCCCGACGCCGAGGCCGTGGTGCTGGTGATGGACAACCTCAACACCCACGGCATCGCCTCACTGTACGAGGCATTCGAACCAGAAGAGGCCTTCGCCCTGGCCCAACGCCTCGAGATCCACCACACGCCCAAACACGGGTCATGGCTCAACATCGCCGAGATCGAACTCTCCGCGCTGACCCGGCAATGTCTCGACCGCCGGATCGGCGACCTCGACATCCTCAACACTGAACTCTCGGCCTGGCAGAACGCCACCAACACCGAACAACGCCACGTGGACTGGCAGTTCACCACCCACGACGCACGCATCAAACTGCGCCACCTCTATCCCAAAAATTAG
- a CDS encoding ISAzo13 family transposase produces MRIPSEVRDQLALRFGVLFPHLNERQQRLALAAEARLLGHGGVRAVARAAGVSETTVRKGVFELEGGEDPLPDGRVRRDGGGRKSAEKLDRLLVPALLALVEPDERGDPMSPLRWTTKSLRSLAGELTRQGHAASAPTVGRLLRENGFSLQANAKTLEGAQHPDRDAQFRYINDQVKDHQAEGEPVVSVDTKKKEVVGEFKNAGRQWRPAGEPVRVDVHDFPGDALGKALPYGIYDLAADTGWVNVGTDHDTAAFAVESIGRWWNGQGRLDYPQARRLLITADAGGSNGYRTRAFKTELAAFAARTGLAVTVCHMPPGTSKWNKVEHRLFSAITMNWRGRPLNSHEVVVQSIAATTTRTGLTVHAELDTGTYPTGVKVSDAELNAVPVTGHAFHGEWNYTVHPHPASPAGHTRPPTPGPAAVIDRGALSHPVLTGMTCTALTELTETLTPGWQALQKQDPATRRDGGTRRRAPGGGRKAKLDLADRVLATVLQQNLALPPTVLAHLFDVSKDTIRHTTSEIRRLMDQHAHTSQPPAAHLSTLAGLLVHATAHGATLTTKTKPTC; encoded by the coding sequence ATGCGCATACCGAGCGAGGTTCGTGACCAACTTGCCCTGAGATTCGGAGTGTTGTTCCCTCACCTGAATGAGCGGCAGCAGCGGCTGGCGCTGGCCGCCGAGGCCCGGCTGCTGGGGCACGGCGGGGTCCGGGCCGTCGCGCGTGCCGCAGGGGTGAGCGAGACGACGGTGCGGAAGGGCGTCTTTGAGTTGGAGGGCGGTGAGGACCCACTGCCCGATGGCCGGGTCCGCCGGGACGGCGGCGGTCGCAAGAGCGCCGAGAAGCTTGACCGGCTGCTCGTTCCGGCGTTGCTGGCGCTGGTCGAGCCGGATGAGCGGGGCGATCCGATGTCGCCGCTGCGGTGGACGACCAAGTCGCTGCGGTCTCTGGCCGGGGAGCTGACGCGGCAGGGCCATGCCGCGTCAGCGCCGACCGTGGGCAGGCTGCTGCGGGAGAACGGCTTCAGTCTGCAGGCCAATGCCAAGACCCTTGAGGGCGCTCAGCACCCCGACCGGGACGCGCAGTTCCGCTACATCAACGACCAGGTCAAGGACCATCAGGCGGAGGGCGAGCCGGTGGTCAGTGTGGACACGAAGAAGAAGGAAGTCGTCGGGGAGTTCAAGAATGCGGGACGTCAGTGGCGGCCGGCCGGTGAACCCGTGCGGGTTGACGTCCATGACTTCCCCGGCGATGCACTGGGCAAGGCCCTGCCTTACGGCATCTACGATCTGGCGGCGGACACCGGCTGGGTGAATGTCGGTACGGATCACGACACCGCAGCCTTCGCGGTCGAATCGATCGGCCGTTGGTGGAACGGGCAAGGACGCCTCGACTACCCGCAGGCCAGACGTCTGCTGATCACTGCCGATGCCGGCGGCTCCAACGGCTACCGCACCCGGGCCTTCAAGACCGAGCTGGCCGCGTTCGCCGCCCGGACCGGCCTGGCCGTCACGGTCTGTCACATGCCGCCGGGCACATCGAAGTGGAACAAGGTGGAGCATCGGCTGTTCTCCGCCATCACCATGAACTGGCGCGGCAGACCGCTGAACAGCCACGAGGTCGTCGTGCAGTCCATCGCCGCGACCACCACCCGCACCGGTCTCACCGTCCACGCCGAACTCGACACCGGCACCTATCCCACCGGTGTGAAGGTCAGCGATGCGGAGCTGAACGCGGTGCCGGTCACCGGGCATGCCTTCCACGGCGAATGGAACTACACCGTGCACCCCCACCCCGCCAGCCCGGCAGGCCACACCAGGCCGCCGACGCCCGGGCCGGCAGCGGTCATCGACCGCGGTGCCCTGTCACACCCCGTGCTGACCGGCATGACCTGCACCGCACTGACCGAGCTGACCGAGACCCTGACCCCCGGCTGGCAGGCGCTGCAGAAACAGGACCCGGCCACCCGACGCGACGGCGGCACCCGGCGCCGGGCCCCGGGCGGCGGCCGCAAAGCCAAACTCGACCTGGCCGACCGGGTCCTGGCCACCGTGCTGCAACAAAACCTCGCTCTGCCACCTACCGTGCTGGCCCACCTCTTCGACGTCAGCAAGGACACCATCCGCCACACCACCAGCGAGATCCGACGACTGATGGACCAGCACGCGCACACATCCCAGCCCCCAGCAGCACACCTCAGCACCCTGGCAGGACTCCTCGTCCACGCCACCGCACACGGCGCGACCCTCACGACAAAGACCAAACCAACGTGTTGA
- a CDS encoding transposase, whose protein sequence is MRSPGRSLRRRSPVTPGRCCRPSPSRCRRSVSTRSAEASRDGSPTRLPGSGRPPWTVGTSTSSTCPAKQGLLGQVEGRTAQAVIDWLADRDQAWRDAVQYVAIDMCTIFKSAIRRVLPQATLVVDHFHLVQLANQTLTEVRRRVTVTHRGRRGRKGNREWELRNRLTRSAARMRGEHVDALLDELSNLPRVIGAPITVAWNAKEDLLDLLATARTRPDREQVRDLLYRFYRRCADADLPELQRLATTVETWWPEILAFLHTGITNAGSEGTNRVIKTIARDAYGFRNPGNQRLRTRCATTRRARGHLDAR, encoded by the coding sequence ATGCGCTCTCCTGGCCGGTCGTTGCGGCGGCGTTCACCAGTCACGCCCGGGCGGTGCTGTCGGCCCAGCCCGAGCCGGTGCAGGCGCTCGGTATCGACGAGATCCGCCGAGGCCAGCCGAGATGGATCCCCGACGAGGCTACCGGGATCTGGCAGACCGCCGTGGACCGTTGGCACGTCGACTTCGTCGACCTGTCCGGCAAAGCAGGGCCTGCTCGGGCAGGTCGAAGGCCGCACCGCCCAGGCGGTCATCGACTGGCTGGCCGACCGCGACCAAGCCTGGCGCGACGCGGTCCAGTACGTCGCGATCGACATGTGCACGATCTTCAAGTCGGCGATCCGCCGGGTCCTGCCGCAGGCCACCCTGGTCGTGGACCACTTCCACCTGGTGCAGCTGGCGAACCAGACCCTCACCGAGGTCCGCCGCCGGGTCACCGTGACCCACCGCGGCCGGCGCGGCCGCAAGGGCAACCGCGAGTGGGAACTGCGCAACCGGCTCACCCGCTCCGCCGCCCGGATGCGCGGCGAGCACGTCGACGCTCTCCTCGACGAGCTGTCCAACCTGCCCAGGGTGATCGGCGCGCCGATCACCGTTGCGTGGAACGCCAAGGAAGACCTCCTGGACCTGCTTGCCACCGCCCGGACCCGCCCGGACCGGGAACAGGTCCGCGATCTGCTGTACCGGTTCTACCGCCGATGCGCCGACGCCGACCTTCCCGAACTGCAGCGCCTAGCCACAACCGTCGAGACATGGTGGCCAGAGATCCTTGCGTTCCTGCACACTGGGATCACCAACGCTGGCTCCGAAGGCACCAACCGGGTCATCAAGACCATCGCCCGCGACGCCTACGGCTTCCGCAACCCCGGCAACCAGCGCTTACGCACCCGCTGCGCGACCACCCGTCGAGCCCGTGGACACCTCGATGCCCGCTAA
- a CDS encoding IS630 family transposase translates to MSVSAGVPAPRRGPKLEPLLLSVDERAVLERWARRATSAQAVALQARIVLACAGPDVPPIVVVARDLRVAADTVRKWRRRFLAARLDGLMDEPRPGRPPTISVDQVEAVVVSTLEEMPKNATHWSRKSMADRSGLSKSTVGRIWRKFHLKPHLTDTFKLSADPLFVEKVYDVVGLYFNPPEGAVVLSVDEKSQIQALDRSQPVLPMMPGMPERRTHDYVRNGLTTLFAAFDVATGEVITSLHRRHRAAEFKKFLIKIEKEVPGHLQVHLICDNYGTHKTPAIKAWLAKHPRFHLHFTPTSSSWINQVERWFGFLADQKIRRGSHKSVRSLEADIRAWVKEWNENPTPFIWTKTAEEILDSLARFCRRISGAGH, encoded by the coding sequence ATGAGTGTTTCTGCGGGTGTGCCCGCACCGCGTCGTGGTCCGAAGCTGGAACCGTTGTTGTTGTCCGTTGACGAGCGTGCGGTGCTGGAGCGTTGGGCCCGGCGGGCGACGTCTGCGCAGGCGGTGGCGTTACAGGCGCGGATCGTGCTGGCGTGTGCAGGCCCTGACGTTCCGCCGATTGTTGTGGTGGCGCGGGATCTTCGGGTAGCGGCGGATACGGTCCGCAAGTGGCGTCGGCGGTTCCTGGCCGCCCGGCTGGACGGGTTGATGGACGAGCCCCGGCCGGGTCGACCGCCCACCATCAGCGTCGACCAGGTGGAGGCCGTCGTGGTCAGCACGTTGGAGGAGATGCCGAAGAACGCCACGCACTGGTCGCGCAAGTCGATGGCCGACCGCAGCGGGCTGTCGAAGTCGACCGTGGGCCGAATCTGGCGCAAGTTCCATCTCAAGCCTCATCTGACGGACACCTTCAAACTGTCGGCGGACCCCTTGTTCGTGGAGAAGGTCTACGACGTGGTCGGGCTGTACTTCAATCCGCCCGAAGGGGCGGTGGTGCTGTCGGTGGACGAGAAGTCGCAGATCCAGGCGCTGGACCGGTCTCAGCCGGTGCTGCCGATGATGCCGGGCATGCCCGAGCGTCGCACCCACGACTACGTCCGCAACGGTCTGACCACCCTCTTCGCGGCCTTCGACGTCGCGACCGGCGAAGTCATCACCTCGCTGCACCGTCGGCACCGGGCAGCGGAGTTCAAGAAGTTCCTCATCAAGATCGAAAAGGAGGTTCCCGGGCACCTCCAGGTCCACCTGATCTGCGATAACTACGGCACCCACAAGACGCCCGCCATCAAGGCATGGCTGGCCAAACACCCCCGATTCCACCTGCACTTCACCCCTACCAGTTCGTCCTGGATCAACCAGGTGGAGAGGTGGTTCGGCTTCCTCGCCGACCAGAAGATCCGCCGCGGCTCCCACAAAAGCGTGCGTTCCCTGGAAGCCGACATCCGTGCGTGGGTAAAGGAGTGGAACGAAAACCCAACACCGTTCATCTGGACCAAGACGGCCGAGGAGATCCTCGACTCCCTCGCCCGCTTCTGCCGACGGATCTCCGGCGCAGGACACTAG
- a CDS encoding class I SAM-dependent methyltransferase, whose translation MQDIVVDPVAHNRAAWDKYAQEGNEWSRPVSAEDVERARMGDWSIVLIGREPVDRSWLPTDLTGKDVLCLASGGGQQGPILAAAGARVTVFDNSPRQLGQDQMVAARDGLELRTVLGDMRDLSAFGDATFDVVFHPVSNQFVPDLAPVWRECFRILRPGGTLLVGFLNPDVYLFDHKALDERGELVVVHKLPYSDVTQYSAEERATKFGADAPLEYSHTLTDQIGGQLAAGFVLTGFAEAPHQSNASAQYMSNYFATLAVKPG comes from the coding sequence GTGCAGGACATTGTTGTCGACCCCGTTGCCCACAATCGGGCAGCCTGGGACAAGTATGCCCAAGAGGGCAACGAGTGGTCGAGGCCGGTGAGTGCTGAGGATGTCGAACGCGCCCGCATGGGCGACTGGTCGATTGTTCTCATCGGGCGTGAGCCAGTCGACCGCTCCTGGCTGCCGACGGACCTGACCGGCAAGGACGTGTTGTGCCTGGCCTCCGGCGGTGGCCAGCAGGGTCCGATCCTCGCCGCCGCAGGGGCGCGGGTCACCGTATTCGACAACTCACCCCGCCAGCTCGGCCAGGACCAGATGGTGGCGGCGCGCGACGGACTCGAGCTGCGCACCGTCCTAGGCGACATGCGCGACCTCAGCGCCTTCGGCGACGCAACATTCGACGTCGTATTCCATCCGGTCTCTAACCAATTCGTACCAGACTTGGCACCGGTGTGGCGTGAGTGCTTCCGCATCCTGCGACCGGGCGGAACTCTGCTCGTGGGCTTCCTCAACCCTGATGTGTACTTGTTCGACCACAAGGCGCTCGACGAGCGCGGCGAGCTGGTCGTCGTGCACAAGCTGCCCTACAGCGATGTCACGCAGTACTCCGCCGAGGAACGCGCCACGAAGTTCGGCGCGGATGCCCCTCTTGAATACAGCCACACCCTCACCGACCAGATCGGCGGGCAACTCGCCGCGGGGTTCGTCCTCACCGGCTTCGCGGAAGCGCCGCACCAATCCAACGCATCCGCTCAATACATGTCGAACTATTTTGCGACGCTGGCGGTCAAGCCGGGCTGA
- a CDS encoding class I SAM-dependent methyltransferase — protein sequence MEHVANTDQAHAWNGYEGTQWARNQDRWDAVNNAFNGPLLDAAAIGAREHVLDVGCGAGSTTRLAARRAAEGRAMGLDLSAPMLERARESTRDEGPSNASFTQGDAQSHPFAPDTFDVAISRYGLMFFADPVAAFINIASALRPGGRLAFVCPAEADGNEWLQALVALRGILPFGEFGAPGSPGMFSLADPERTVRILSDAGFEASDAVRVHADGVWGRDAGDAAEFLLGSGPGRHLLEQVGSEEQRLARRTLANALRPHERGDAVLLRSSSWLVTARRPEH from the coding sequence ATGGAACACGTGGCCAACACCGACCAGGCGCATGCCTGGAACGGTTACGAGGGGACGCAGTGGGCCCGCAACCAGGACCGCTGGGACGCCGTCAACAACGCCTTCAACGGGCCCCTGCTCGACGCCGCCGCCATCGGGGCGCGCGAGCACGTACTGGACGTCGGCTGCGGAGCCGGGAGCACCACGCGCCTGGCCGCCCGCCGGGCCGCCGAAGGGCGGGCCATGGGCCTGGACCTGTCCGCCCCCATGCTGGAGCGCGCCCGCGAGAGCACCCGTGACGAAGGGCCGTCCAACGCGTCCTTCACCCAGGGCGACGCCCAGAGTCATCCCTTCGCACCAGACACCTTCGACGTGGCCATCAGCCGCTACGGTCTGATGTTCTTTGCCGACCCGGTGGCCGCCTTCATCAACATCGCCAGCGCGCTGCGCCCGGGCGGGCGCCTGGCCTTCGTCTGCCCGGCGGAAGCCGACGGCAACGAGTGGCTCCAGGCACTCGTTGCACTACGCGGCATCCTGCCCTTCGGAGAGTTCGGCGCCCCGGGATCCCCCGGGATGTTCTCGCTCGCCGACCCAGAGCGCACCGTACGGATCCTGTCGGACGCCGGGTTCGAGGCGTCCGACGCGGTACGCGTCCACGCGGACGGGGTCTGGGGGCGCGACGCCGGGGACGCGGCCGAGTTCCTGCTGGGATCCGGCCCCGGCCGGCACCTCCTCGAACAAGTCGGGTCCGAGGAACAGCGCCTGGCCCGCCGAACCCTCGCCAACGCGCTCCGCCCCCACGAGAGGGGAGACGCCGTACTGCTGCGCAGTTCCTCCTGGCTGGTCACCGCCCGCCGACCGGAGCACTGA
- a CDS encoding IS701 family transposase — MTPEEMEEVRPRLEAFAAEMLGSLARRDQRAKGELYLRGLMLDGKRKSMQPMAERLGVDHQQLQQFVSSSTWDYAKVRERLARWAAAHISPEAYAIDDVGFPKDGYDSPGVARMYCGALGKRGNCQIGVSVNLVSDRASSAVDWRLFLPEGWDDTKHTEDALLASAIRRRRAKAGIPETARHREKWRLALDMLDEVRGDWELPGLPVVADAGYGDATGFREGLTERGLTYAVAVKATTTAHPGDATPERPPYSGQGRPPVSAYPQPHTTLRVLALAAGQAATRTVTWRQGSKATKHNPRAEMRSQFLALRVRPANRSIRRAADGSLPECWLLVEWPPDSAEPTDYWLSTLPADIPLRELVRIAKIRWRVEHDYRELKDGLGLDHFEGRNYLGWHRHVTLASLAQAFCTLLRLDPKAPAPA; from the coding sequence GTGACTCCTGAGGAGATGGAAGAGGTCCGTCCGCGTCTGGAGGCGTTCGCGGCCGAGATGCTGGGCTCGTTGGCGCGTCGGGACCAGCGGGCCAAGGGTGAGTTGTACCTGCGCGGGCTGATGCTGGACGGCAAGCGCAAGTCGATGCAGCCGATGGCCGAGCGCCTGGGCGTGGACCACCAGCAGCTCCAGCAGTTCGTGTCCTCCTCCACCTGGGACTACGCCAAGGTCCGTGAGCGGCTGGCCCGTTGGGCCGCGGCGCACATCTCGCCCGAGGCGTACGCGATTGACGATGTCGGCTTCCCCAAGGACGGCTACGACTCGCCAGGGGTGGCGCGGATGTACTGCGGCGCGCTGGGCAAGCGGGGCAACTGCCAGATCGGGGTCAGTGTGAACCTGGTCAGCGACCGCGCCTCCTCGGCCGTCGACTGGCGTCTGTTCCTGCCCGAGGGCTGGGACGACACCAAACATACCGAGGACGCGCTGCTGGCTTCGGCGATCCGCCGGCGCCGCGCCAAGGCCGGCATCCCCGAGACTGCTCGCCACCGGGAGAAGTGGCGCCTGGCCCTGGACATGCTCGACGAGGTTCGCGGGGACTGGGAGTTGCCGGGCCTGCCGGTCGTCGCCGATGCCGGATACGGCGACGCCACGGGCTTTCGAGAGGGTCTGACCGAACGAGGCCTGACCTACGCGGTCGCGGTCAAGGCCACCACGACCGCGCACCCGGGCGACGCCACGCCCGAGCGTCCGCCGTACTCCGGGCAGGGCCGCCCTCCCGTGTCCGCCTACCCCCAGCCGCACACCACCCTGCGCGTGCTGGCCCTGGCCGCCGGGCAAGCGGCCACCCGCACCGTTACCTGGCGTCAGGGCAGCAAGGCCACCAAGCACAACCCACGGGCCGAGATGCGCTCGCAATTCCTGGCCCTACGGGTCCGCCCGGCCAACCGGTCCATCCGCCGCGCCGCCGACGGCTCCCTGCCCGAATGCTGGCTGCTCGTCGAGTGGCCTCCCGACTCTGCCGAGCCCACCGACTACTGGCTCTCGACGCTGCCCGCCGACATCCCACTGCGCGAGCTGGTGCGAATCGCCAAGATCCGCTGGAGAGTTGAACACGACTACCGCGAGCTCAAGGACGGCCTCGGCCTGGACCACTTCGAGGGCCGCAACTACCTCGGCTGGCACCGCCACGTCACCCTCGCCTCCCTCGCCCAGGCCTTCTGCACCCTGCTCAGACTCGACCCAAAAGCCCCTGCGCCGGCCTGA
- a CDS encoding class I SAM-dependent methyltransferase: MTGDPKMRPNRHDLGRVFNEVPELYDRVRPGYPEELFAELGAVTSMDERSSVLEVGCGTGQATRSLAALGCSVTAVEPGADMAALARHRIASFRNVEVETSTFEEWDNRGRRFDVLVAASSWHWVDPSIGWQRAHDMLHPGGWMALLGHVVVRRPGEPEVYAETADLHERFCPGNPDWGHPPLEEDVRGTDEGWGLVDDPGELFGPTIVAQRS, encoded by the coding sequence GTGACTGGTGATCCGAAGATGCGCCCAAATCGACACGACCTCGGACGAGTGTTCAACGAGGTGCCGGAGCTCTACGACCGGGTCCGGCCGGGATACCCCGAGGAGTTGTTCGCGGAGCTTGGCGCCGTCACCAGCATGGACGAACGGTCGTCGGTGCTGGAGGTGGGCTGCGGTACCGGTCAGGCGACGCGCTCGCTAGCAGCGCTCGGATGCTCAGTGACTGCCGTCGAGCCTGGGGCAGACATGGCCGCACTCGCTCGCCACCGGATCGCTTCCTTCCGCAACGTCGAAGTCGAGACGTCGACGTTTGAGGAGTGGGACAACCGCGGTCGACGCTTCGATGTCCTCGTGGCTGCGTCGTCGTGGCACTGGGTTGACCCGTCGATTGGCTGGCAGCGAGCGCACGACATGCTCCATCCCGGAGGCTGGATGGCGCTGCTCGGCCACGTCGTTGTCCGCCGGCCGGGAGAACCGGAGGTGTATGCCGAGACCGCCGATCTCCACGAGCGGTTCTGCCCAGGGAACCCTGATTGGGGTCATCCGCCACTCGAAGAAGACGTGCGCGGCACCGATGAGGGTTGGGGCCTGGTCGACGATCCCGGAGAATTGTTTGGCCCAACGATCGTGGCTCAGCGAAGTTAG
- a CDS encoding GGDEF domain-containing protein, which yields MPKGRCGGGGLVPSAARRCSWTCANPALVMVDADHFKAVNDTMGHPAGDAVLAAFGTRLTAWAGPHASVGRLGGDEPLTELTRSFSQVRRHFC from the coding sequence CTGCCGAAAGGTCGTTGCGGTGGCGGTGGTCTTGTTCCATCGGCGGCACGCCGATGCTCATGGACCTGCGCGAATCCGGCCCTGGTCATGGTTGACGCCGACCACTTCAAGGCCGTGAACGACACGATGGGCCACCCGGCCGGCGACGCCGTCCTCGCGGCCTTCGGCACTCGGCTCACCGCGTGGGCGGGCCCGCACGCGTCCGTCGGCAGGCTCGGAGGCGATGAACCGTTGACTGAACTAACTCGATCATTTTCGCAGGTCAGACGGCATTTCTGCTAG
- a CDS encoding helix-turn-helix domain-containing protein — protein sequence MGSQKKRPVRLTAQDREELVRVTTTGVRGASMIMRARVLLALDTSAGEADPKEVIAARLGVSGETLRLVAKRFAETGGDVHATIARKKRDLPPVPSPVTGEVEARLIAMACSQPPQGHARWSLRLLEKHVALVEDIPDLDHSTIGRVLKKRNCVLT from the coding sequence ATGGGTTCGCAGAAGAAGCGGCCGGTCAGGTTGACCGCGCAGGATCGCGAGGAGTTGGTCCGGGTGACCACGACAGGTGTTCGTGGGGCCTCGATGATCATGCGTGCGCGGGTACTGCTTGCGCTGGATACCTCGGCGGGTGAGGCGGATCCCAAGGAGGTGATCGCGGCCCGGCTCGGCGTCTCCGGTGAGACGTTGCGGCTGGTCGCCAAGCGTTTCGCCGAGACCGGTGGCGATGTTCACGCCACGATCGCGCGGAAGAAGCGCGACCTCCCACCGGTGCCCTCGCCAGTGACTGGTGAGGTCGAAGCCCGCCTGATCGCGATGGCGTGCTCACAGCCACCCCAAGGCCATGCCCGGTGGTCACTGCGGCTGCTGGAGAAGCACGTCGCGCTGGTCGAGGACATCCCCGATCTGGACCACTCCACCATCGGGCGGGTCTTAAAAAAACGGAACTGCGTCCTCACCTGA
- a CDS encoding TetR family transcriptional regulator, whose translation MSPRGVAIPDLRERLFAAAERVVARDGAAALTSRAVTTEAECAKGVLHTHFSGIDEFVAELVLDRFARSAREAGELASKVGRGSVEGNLAKVALALLNSLDPAVVGLAMTRPGASLHTRRALEAGAPGFTAMQESVSAYLEAERRRGRVAEGTDAAAISLALVGTVHHLLLTRAPETVAADGETIRRLTAVLLGGAR comes from the coding sequence ATGTCACCGCGTGGAGTGGCCATTCCCGACTTGCGCGAACGGCTGTTCGCGGCCGCCGAACGGGTCGTTGCCCGCGACGGCGCGGCCGCCCTGACCAGCCGGGCGGTCACGACCGAAGCGGAGTGCGCCAAGGGGGTGCTGCACACACACTTCTCCGGCATCGACGAGTTCGTCGCGGAGCTGGTCCTGGACCGCTTCGCGCGCAGCGCGCGCGAAGCCGGGGAGCTGGCCTCGAAGGTGGGGCGGGGCAGCGTCGAGGGGAACCTCGCCAAGGTGGCGCTCGCCCTGCTGAACTCCCTGGATCCCGCGGTCGTCGGCCTGGCCATGACCCGTCCCGGAGCCTCGCTCCACACCCGGCGGGCGCTGGAGGCCGGCGCGCCGGGGTTCACTGCCATGCAGGAATCGGTCTCCGCGTACCTGGAGGCAGAGCGGCGAAGGGGCCGGGTTGCGGAGGGCACTGATGCGGCCGCCATCTCCCTCGCGCTCGTCGGCACCGTCCATCACCTGCTGCTGACGCGTGCGCCCGAGACCGTCGCGGCCGACGGTGAAACGATCCGGCGCCTGACGGCCGTTCTGCTGGGAGGGGCCCGGTAA